The following are encoded together in the Bradymonas sediminis genome:
- the gshB gene encoding glutathione synthase codes for MKIGFVMDPLDSVNIDADTTFAFMLAAQERGHEVFYLRMQDMAAEGDVAWGVMQPCEVRRKAGDHFTLGEAEYAPIHSLDAVFMRKDPPFDVDYLHAAHLLELAEEKGCFVMNKPNGLRAANEKLYALHFADFIPDTIVTRDAKRILEFVDAHGGRAIIKPVDGHGGSGIFMLEKGDKNINAMIEVSTRVGTERVICQSYIPEIRKGDKRILVLNGEPIGAIIRVPAETEHRGNIHVGGTVEKVVLSERDREICAAVGERLRRDGIWFSGVDVIGDYLTEVNVTSPTGIQEMSRLDGVDGAGMVIEFIESQIS; via the coding sequence ATGAAGATCGGTTTTGTGATGGACCCCCTGGATTCGGTAAATATCGACGCCGACACGACCTTCGCGTTTATGCTCGCCGCACAGGAGCGTGGCCACGAGGTCTTCTATCTGCGCATGCAAGATATGGCGGCCGAGGGCGACGTCGCCTGGGGCGTGATGCAACCCTGCGAAGTGCGCCGAAAAGCCGGCGACCACTTTACGCTCGGGGAGGCCGAATATGCGCCCATTCACAGCCTCGATGCGGTCTTTATGCGCAAAGATCCGCCCTTCGATGTCGACTATTTGCACGCCGCCCATCTGCTTGAATTGGCAGAGGAAAAGGGCTGCTTCGTGATGAACAAGCCCAACGGATTGCGCGCGGCGAACGAGAAATTATACGCCCTGCATTTCGCCGACTTCATCCCCGACACCATCGTGACCCGCGACGCCAAACGCATCCTCGAATTTGTGGATGCCCACGGCGGTCGCGCCATCATCAAACCCGTCGACGGCCACGGCGGGTCGGGAATTTTTATGCTCGAAAAGGGCGACAAAAATATCAACGCGATGATCGAAGTATCGACCCGCGTCGGCACCGAGCGGGTGATCTGCCAGAGCTATATCCCCGAGATTCGCAAGGGCGACAAGCGCATCCTGGTGCTCAACGGTGAGCCGATCGGCGCGATTATTCGCGTCCCGGCTGAGACGGAGCATCGCGGCAATATCCACGTCGGCGGCACGGTCGAGAAGGTGGTCTTAAGCGAGCGAGATCGAGAGATCTGCGCGGCGGTCGGAGAGCGCTTGCGCCGCGACGGCATCTGGTTCTCAGGGGTCGACGTCATTGGCGATTACCTCACCGAGGTCAACGTCACGAGCCCCACCGGCATCCAAGAGATGAGCCGTCTGGACGGCGTCGACGGCGCCGGCATGGTCATCGAATTTATTGAGAGTCAAATCTCGTGA
- a CDS encoding decaprenyl-phosphate phosphoribosyltransferase: MTQSKTTSTDTVSPSFKGMALGILGTLRPHQWVKNLFVLAPLFFSKSFMAPDKAVLALAAALLFCAAAGTVYLFNDIFDIEKDRRHPTKRLRPIPSGELPISVARVAAIVLGVGTIAGSFALGVPVGITVTLYLVMNFAYSFSLKNIAFLDVSIIATGFVLRVLAGAFAIDVFISEWLIACTFFLALYLGLGKRDHELQMKIRGEVENSRKVLERYREEHLDFAVLFVAGMTIAIYTIYTLTSALPAQPLRSQHTPFASPWLPITIPFAVFGITRFYQLIKKDSPESPTDLLLHDRIFIINILLWCAVMLTLALI; this comes from the coding sequence ATGACCCAGAGCAAAACGACATCGACCGATACGGTCTCCCCGAGCTTTAAGGGGATGGCGCTCGGGATACTAGGAACGCTGCGACCGCATCAGTGGGTCAAAAACCTCTTCGTCCTCGCGCCGCTATTCTTCTCAAAATCGTTTATGGCGCCCGACAAAGCGGTGCTCGCGCTGGCTGCGGCGCTCTTATTTTGCGCGGCCGCCGGCACAGTCTATCTTTTTAACGATATTTTTGACATTGAAAAGGACCGCCGCCACCCGACCAAACGCTTGCGCCCGATTCCCTCGGGGGAATTGCCGATTTCGGTGGCGCGCGTAGCGGCGATTGTGCTGGGGGTTGGAACCATCGCTGGCTCGTTTGCGCTGGGTGTCCCAGTCGGCATCACCGTGACGCTATATCTGGTGATGAACTTCGCCTATTCCTTCTCGCTCAAAAATATCGCATTCCTCGACGTCAGCATCATCGCCACCGGCTTCGTGTTGCGCGTGCTCGCCGGGGCGTTTGCGATTGATGTGTTTATCTCGGAGTGGCTGATCGCGTGTACGTTCTTCTTGGCGCTGTATTTGGGGCTGGGAAAACGGGACCACGAGCTTCAGATGAAGATCCGCGGAGAGGTCGAAAACTCGCGCAAAGTCCTGGAGCGCTACCGCGAGGAACACCTTGATTTTGCGGTGCTTTTCGTCGCCGGCATGACCATCGCGATCTACACGATCTATACCCTCACCTCGGCGCTGCCGGCCCAACCCCTGCGCAGCCAACACACGCCCTTCGCCTCGCCATGGCTGCCGATTACCATTCCGTTCGCGGTCTTCGGGATCACCCGATTCTATCAATTGATAAAAAAGGATTCTCCCGAAAGCCCCACGGATTTGCTGCTGCATGACCGCATCTTCATCATCAATATTTTATTGTGGTGTGCGGTCATGCTGACGCTGGCGCTGATTTAA
- a CDS encoding cellulose synthase family protein, with the protein MFEFNDLSTLQIAVLVAYFAILLILSFYGAHRYRIVRLYRKYASGPDPEPAQRFAPAQLPIVTVQLPLFNERYVAERLIRAVCALDYPADRLEIQVLDDSADDTTEICAKLVQEMQALGHDIVLIYRENRSGYKAGALEAGLAQARGEFVAIFDADFVPKPDFLRATVDYFTDEKIGMVQARWDHINREHSLLTRAQAILLDGHFVLEHCARNRAGLFFNFNGTAGIWRAQAISDAGGWEHDTLTEDLDLSYRAQMAGWDFLFLRDLTVPSEIPVEMNAFRTQQHRWAKGSMQTAIKLLPRVLKSDLPRDVKYEAFHHLSSNFAYLLMVILAVLMPLATMIRIHQGWHEALFLDLPIFLSATFSICYFYWVSQREIGRSAGEVIGLIPGVLALGIGVSLNNAKAVLEAIVGHQTPFVRTPKYAISQNNKSWSSKLYINKSIMLPVVEFALGAWFSYAIVVVLIGERQSLFSIPFLMLFQCGFFYVALLSLTQSFRGILGRVEPQS; encoded by the coding sequence ATGTTCGAGTTCAACGACCTTAGCACACTTCAAATCGCGGTCCTGGTCGCCTACTTCGCGATTTTGCTCATCTTGTCGTTTTACGGCGCGCATCGCTACCGCATTGTGCGCCTTTATCGCAAATACGCCAGCGGCCCGGACCCCGAGCCGGCGCAGCGTTTCGCGCCGGCCCAGTTGCCGATCGTGACGGTTCAATTGCCTCTGTTTAACGAGCGCTATGTCGCCGAGCGGTTGATCCGCGCGGTATGCGCGCTCGACTATCCCGCCGACCGCCTCGAGATCCAGGTGCTCGATGATTCAGCCGACGATACCACCGAGATTTGCGCGAAATTAGTGCAGGAAATGCAGGCGCTTGGGCACGATATCGTCCTGATTTATCGCGAAAATCGAAGCGGCTACAAAGCCGGCGCGCTCGAAGCCGGACTCGCCCAGGCTCGCGGCGAATTTGTGGCGATTTTTGACGCGGACTTTGTCCCGAAACCTGATTTTTTGCGCGCGACCGTCGACTATTTTACCGACGAAAAGATCGGCATGGTGCAGGCGCGCTGGGATCATATTAACCGCGAGCATAGCCTGCTGACCCGCGCCCAGGCGATCCTCTTGGACGGTCATTTTGTGCTCGAGCATTGCGCGCGAAACCGCGCCGGGCTCTTCTTTAATTTCAACGGTACGGCCGGCATTTGGCGCGCCCAGGCGATCTCGGACGCCGGCGGCTGGGAGCATGACACCCTCACCGAAGATCTCGACCTGAGCTACCGCGCCCAGATGGCCGGCTGGGATTTTCTATTTCTGCGCGACCTCACCGTTCCCAGCGAAATCCCGGTCGAGATGAACGCCTTTCGCACCCAGCAACATCGCTGGGCCAAGGGCTCGATGCAGACGGCGATTAAGCTATTGCCGCGCGTCCTCAAGAGTGATCTTCCGCGGGACGTAAAATACGAGGCATTCCATCACCTTAGCTCCAATTTCGCCTACCTATTAATGGTGATATTGGCCGTCCTAATGCCGTTGGCGACCATGATTCGCATCCATCAGGGCTGGCACGAAGCGCTGTTTTTGGATCTGCCCATCTTCTTATCGGCGACCTTCTCCATCTGCTATTTTTATTGGGTTTCGCAGCGAGAGATCGGTCGCAGCGCCGGCGAGGTTATCGGGCTTATCCCTGGAGTCTTGGCGCTCGGAATCGGCGTGTCTCTCAATAATGCGAAGGCGGTATTAGAGGCGATCGTTGGGCATCAAACCCCGTTCGTGCGAACGCCCAAATACGCCATCTCTCAGAATAATAAATCCTGGAGCTCAAAGCTCTATATTAATAAGTCGATCATGTTGCCGGTCGTGGAGTTCGCGTTGGGGGCGTGGTTTAGCTACGCGATCGTCGTGGTGCTCATCGGCGAGCGCCAGAGTCTATTTAGCATCCCCTTTTTGATGCTCTTTCAATGTGGGTTCTTCTATGTTGCGCTGCTTAGCCTGACGCAGAGTTTCCGGGGCATCCTGGGTCGTGTTGAGCCCCAATCATGA
- a CDS encoding Rho-binding antiterminator codes for MTKQLISCHLHDYIEVACLFGYAVNLTLKTQESVEGRVKDIVSDAEKREYVLLETDSGDEQIELTSLARMQVLTPGARFSDVVFSVPE; via the coding sequence ATGACCAAGCAACTCATATCCTGCCATTTGCATGACTATATCGAGGTAGCCTGTCTTTTCGGCTACGCGGTGAACTTGACCCTAAAGACGCAAGAGTCCGTTGAGGGCAGGGTCAAAGACATCGTTAGTGATGCCGAAAAACGCGAATATGTGCTCCTCGAGACCGACTCCGGCGATGAGCAGATCGAGCTGACCTCGCTGGCGCGGATGCAGGTGCTGACCCCGGGAGCCCGGTTCAGCGACGTGGTGTTCTCCGTCCCCGAATAG
- a CDS encoding DEAD/DEAH box helicase: protein MRNINTPQGNLKDLIEGWQNGRGIGRHLTSIKHIKAREATYADFPQGLSPDLQKMLRARGIERLYSHQSEAIRHALNGDNVVVVTPTASGKSLCYNLPVIDAIARNGSALFLFPTKALSQDQTAELNQLLGAASQFIDAHRDPSQKEAVWEAQVYDGDTPADVRRRIRRSARLVVTNPDMLHSGILPHHSKWANFFRSLEYVIVDEIHTYRGVFGSHVANVIRRLNRICAHYGASPTFIATSATIANPSELANTLTNKKFSLVNNNGAPASERYLCFFNPPIVDPQQMRRQSPLSAAERVARKTISMGCGTIVFARSRQSVEVVVHRLKSKLSRQRGQNHLENRIASYRGGYLPGLRRSIEKGLRDGFILGVISTNALELGIDIGSLDVCILAGYPGSVASTWQQVGRAGRSGGTSLAVIVAGDSAVDQFIIQHPEYFIGQSPEEARIDPKNLLIAVEHLKCAAYELEFKVGEGFGDLSATETDEALEFLAGETGMLTQAGGLWKWSDQTYPAITVNLRNIAEENFVVIDQTHNASNVVAEVDFEGAHTALYPNAVYQISGEPYRVERLDYDERRAYVRKSDDGYYTTAMHFSAVHVLDIFDERDVLPGRIGFGEIRVTQRFVGYKKIKFGTGENIGYGEINLPELDLHTMAYWLELPTDNFPKLANNPEQWARIVFGVGKVLQTAATLRLMCDARDLDLCIGSQSDDQWLSEGFDGLSVRSGQGAGEVLVGGDSDFGPGEVGPVLYDPTIFIYDQYPGGVGFGEGLFNHHGAFLELAQQLVRSCACESGCPTCVGPPDASRSEIKSKVGELLTKLIAGAA, encoded by the coding sequence ATGCGCAATATCAACACACCGCAAGGCAATCTAAAAGATCTGATTGAAGGCTGGCAAAATGGCCGCGGGATCGGCCGCCACCTGACCTCGATCAAGCATATTAAGGCGCGGGAGGCGACCTACGCCGACTTCCCCCAGGGCTTAAGCCCCGACCTGCAAAAGATGCTGCGCGCCCGGGGCATCGAGCGCCTCTATAGCCACCAATCCGAGGCGATTCGCCACGCGCTCAACGGCGACAATGTCGTGGTGGTGACCCCCACGGCCAGCGGCAAGAGCCTATGCTATAATCTGCCGGTGATCGACGCGATAGCGCGCAATGGCAGCGCGCTCTTTTTGTTCCCGACCAAGGCGCTCAGCCAGGACCAGACCGCCGAGCTCAACCAATTGCTCGGCGCCGCGTCTCAGTTTATCGACGCCCACCGCGACCCGAGCCAAAAAGAGGCGGTCTGGGAAGCCCAGGTCTACGACGGCGACACCCCGGCCGACGTGCGCCGGCGCATCCGCCGGAGCGCTCGCCTGGTCGTCACCAACCCCGATATGCTGCACTCCGGCATCTTGCCGCATCATAGCAAGTGGGCGAATTTTTTCCGCAGCCTCGAATATGTGATCGTCGACGAGATTCATACCTACCGCGGGGTCTTCGGCAGCCACGTCGCCAACGTCATTCGCCGGCTCAATCGCATCTGCGCGCACTACGGCGCCAGCCCCACCTTTATCGCCACCAGCGCCACCATCGCGAACCCTTCTGAGCTGGCCAACACCCTGACAAATAAGAAGTTTTCGCTGGTAAACAATAACGGGGCGCCGGCCTCGGAGCGCTATCTCTGCTTCTTCAATCCGCCGATCGTTGACCCGCAGCAGATGCGTCGGCAGAGCCCGCTGAGCGCCGCGGAGCGCGTGGCCCGCAAGACCATCTCGATGGGCTGCGGCACGATTGTATTTGCCCGAAGTCGCCAATCGGTCGAAGTGGTGGTCCACCGGCTCAAGAGCAAATTGAGCCGCCAGCGCGGGCAAAATCACCTCGAGAATCGCATCGCGAGCTACCGCGGCGGGTACTTGCCGGGGCTTCGCCGCTCGATCGAAAAGGGGCTGCGCGACGGGTTTATCCTGGGCGTGATCTCGACCAACGCCCTTGAACTCGGCATCGATATCGGCAGCCTCGATGTCTGCATTCTGGCGGGTTACCCGGGCTCGGTCGCCTCGACCTGGCAGCAGGTCGGACGGGCGGGGCGCTCCGGCGGCACGAGCCTGGCGGTCATCGTGGCCGGCGACTCCGCGGTCGACCAATTTATCATCCAGCACCCCGAGTATTTTATCGGCCAATCGCCCGAAGAGGCGCGCATCGACCCCAAAAACCTGCTGATCGCGGTGGAGCATCTTAAATGCGCGGCTTATGAGCTCGAGTTTAAGGTCGGCGAGGGCTTCGGGGACCTGTCGGCGACCGAGACCGACGAGGCGCTCGAGTTTTTGGCCGGCGAGACGGGCATGCTCACCCAGGCGGGCGGGCTGTGGAAGTGGTCCGACCAGACCTACCCGGCCATAACGGTGAATTTGCGCAATATCGCCGAGGAGAATTTCGTCGTCATCGACCAGACTCACAACGCATCGAATGTGGTCGCCGAAGTGGACTTCGAGGGGGCGCACACCGCGCTTTATCCCAACGCGGTCTACCAGATATCTGGCGAGCCCTACCGGGTTGAGCGCCTGGACTATGACGAGCGCCGCGCCTATGTGCGAAAGAGCGACGACGGCTATTATACCACCGCGATGCATTTTAGCGCGGTCCACGTGCTGGATATCTTCGACGAGCGCGACGTGCTGCCGGGGCGCATCGGCTTCGGCGAAATCCGCGTCACGCAGAGGTTCGTGGGCTATAAAAAGATCAAATTCGGCACCGGCGAGAATATCGGATATGGCGAGATTAACCTGCCGGAGTTGGACCTACATACGATGGCCTATTGGCTGGAGCTGCCGACCGACAACTTCCCCAAATTGGCGAATAACCCCGAGCAATGGGCGCGCATCGTCTTCGGGGTGGGTAAGGTGCTGCAGACCGCGGCGACCCTGCGGCTGATGTGCGACGCGCGCGACCTGGACCTGTGCATCGGCTCGCAGAGCGACGACCAATGGCTAAGCGAGGGCTTTGACGGCCTGAGCGTGCGAAGCGGACAGGGCGCCGGCGAGGTCCTCGTCGGGGGCGACTCCGACTTTGGTCCCGGCGAGGTCGGCCCCGTGCTCTATGACCCCACGATCTTTATCTACGACCAATATCCTGGCGGCGTGGGCTTTGGCGAAGGTCTCTTCAACCACCACGGCGCGTTCCTCGAATTGGCCCAACAATTGGTGCGAAGTTGCGCCTGCGAATCCGGCTGCCCGACGTGTGTGGGCCCGCCCGACGCGAGCCGAAGCGAAATAAAATCGAAGGTCGGCGAGCTCCTTACAAAGCTGATCGCCGGCGCGGCCTAG
- a CDS encoding caib/baif family protein produces MAEGIPLDKSGFERALRALSKEVKATRENPDSYKCEGSQRCYGCTFTTDSVDCFSCTYCVECKECSECTHCVRCENLHASSYCVDSRNCSNSSYLVMSEDCSDCVFCFGCVGLVKKEFHILNQKFRRDEYFKKIKELEAEFGLKRGR; encoded by the coding sequence ATGGCCGAAGGTATTCCGTTGGATAAGTCGGGTTTTGAGCGCGCGCTTCGCGCATTGAGCAAGGAAGTCAAAGCTACTCGCGAGAACCCGGACTCCTATAAATGCGAGGGCTCCCAGCGCTGCTACGGCTGCACCTTCACCACCGATAGCGTGGACTGCTTTAGTTGCACCTATTGCGTGGAGTGCAAGGAGTGCAGCGAGTGCACCCATTGCGTGCGCTGCGAGAACCTGCACGCGTCGAGCTATTGCGTCGACTCGCGCAATTGCTCGAACTCCTCTTATCTGGTGATGAGCGAGGATTGCTCGGATTGCGTCTTCTGCTTTGGGTGCGTGGGCCTGGTGAAGAAGGAATTTCATATTCTTAACCAGAAATTTCGCCGCGATGAGTATTTTAAGAAGATCAAAGAGCTCGAGGCCGAGTTTGGGCTCAAGCGGGGGCGTTAA
- a CDS encoding mechanosensitive ion channel family protein, which produces MEDLLKEWGVSPEIFSMAIDWGMRIIGVIVILFVAFVLAKILQSKVRDRLEKSKVDKTLARLMGTLVRWVILILAFIGCLGLFGIETTSFAAIIGGSALAIGLAFQGTLSNVAAGAMLLVFRPYRVDDWVTIDGVSGTVYELGLFTTTLDTPAGTRYIVPNTKAFGTTIENVSILPERRVEIPVGVGYDADIDQTRQVLMDAVSKLDHIVGEPMVVLSGLGGSSVDWKVRVVCKNEHFWGLHEDIIRAIKIALDDANIDIPYPHLVVDGVGKDQ; this is translated from the coding sequence ATGGAAGATCTTCTTAAAGAGTGGGGCGTTAGTCCCGAAATCTTCAGCATGGCCATTGATTGGGGCATGCGCATCATCGGCGTCATCGTCATTCTCTTCGTGGCGTTCGTGCTCGCCAAGATTCTGCAGTCCAAGGTGCGCGATCGCCTGGAGAAGTCGAAGGTCGACAAGACCCTCGCTCGCCTGATGGGCACGCTGGTTCGCTGGGTCATCCTGATCCTCGCGTTTATCGGCTGCCTGGGGCTCTTCGGCATAGAGACCACCAGCTTCGCCGCCATTATTGGTGGTAGTGCATTGGCCATTGGTTTGGCGTTCCAGGGAACCCTGTCGAACGTGGCAGCCGGCGCGATGTTGCTCGTCTTCCGCCCCTACCGCGTTGACGATTGGGTCACCATTGATGGCGTCAGCGGTACCGTTTATGAGTTGGGTCTGTTCACGACCACGCTCGATACGCCTGCTGGCACCCGCTATATCGTGCCGAACACGAAGGCATTCGGCACCACCATCGAGAACGTCTCGATTCTGCCGGAGCGCCGCGTTGAGATCCCGGTCGGCGTTGGCTACGACGCCGATATCGATCAGACCCGTCAGGTCCTGATGGACGCGGTCTCCAAACTCGACCATATCGTCGGTGAGCCGATGGTCGTTCTGTCCGGCCTGGGCGGCTCCTCGGTGGATTGGAAGGTCCGCGTGGTCTGCAAGAACGAGCATTTCTGGGGACTTCACGAGGATATCATTCGTGCGATCAAGATCGCCCTGGATGATGCCAATATCGACATCCCCTATCCGCATCTTGTGGTGGATGGTGTGGGCAAAGATCAGTAA
- the murI gene encoding glutamate racemase, with protein sequence MNKPQETNAPCAEKSPLKKTDSRPIGVFDSGVGGLTVMRAVSELLPDEDIIYLGDTARVPYGNRAAETVRRYALNATDLLAERGVKAIVIACNTATSYALDAVRAHHDAPVFGVIEPAARRAVGATKSGHIAVIGTRGTVRSGCYPAEIAQIGKDLVVHQKACPLFVPLAEEGWTEGGVPREVAKKYLEEFAGAEVDTMILGCTHYPLLRTVIAQALADAGAGPITLVDSAETTAHELRAHLREQGLLHPERADKDASARRLHFLLTDFPDGFQVTAERFFGGPIGSFEHVDIPVGADPKP encoded by the coding sequence GTGAATAAGCCTCAAGAAACGAACGCGCCCTGCGCCGAAAAATCGCCTCTAAAAAAGACGGATTCGCGCCCCATTGGTGTCTTTGACAGCGGCGTAGGCGGGCTGACCGTGATGCGCGCGGTGAGTGAATTATTGCCCGATGAAGATATCATCTATCTCGGGGATACCGCGCGCGTCCCCTACGGCAATCGCGCCGCTGAGACGGTGCGCCGCTATGCGCTTAACGCCACGGATCTGCTGGCAGAGCGCGGGGTTAAGGCGATCGTGATCGCCTGCAATACCGCGACCTCCTACGCCCTCGACGCCGTGCGCGCCCACCATGACGCGCCGGTGTTCGGCGTGATCGAGCCGGCCGCGCGCCGGGCGGTCGGCGCGACGAAGTCCGGGCATATCGCGGTCATCGGCACGCGCGGCACCGTGCGCAGCGGCTGTTATCCGGCAGAGATCGCGCAGATTGGCAAAGATTTAGTGGTGCACCAAAAGGCGTGTCCGCTCTTCGTGCCGCTGGCCGAAGAGGGCTGGACCGAAGGTGGGGTGCCCCGAGAAGTCGCGAAGAAATACCTGGAGGAGTTTGCGGGCGCCGAGGTGGATACGATGATCCTCGGGTGCACGCATTATCCGCTGCTGCGCACGGTCATCGCCCAGGCGCTGGCGGACGCCGGCGCCGGCCCGATCACGTTGGTCGACTCCGCCGAGACGACCGCCCACGAGCTGCGCGCACACCTGAGGGAGCAGGGTCTGTTGCACCCCGAGCGCGCCGATAAGGACGCGTCCGCGAGGCGCCTGCACTTCTTGCTCACCGATTTCCCCGACGGCTTTCAGGTCACCGCGGAGCGCTTCTTTGGCGGGCCGATCGGCTCCTTTGAGCACGTCGATATTCCGGTGGGCGCCGACCCAAAGCCTTAG
- a CDS encoding ATP-grasp domain-containing protein, which yields MKIAILSRGRTLYSTARLAEVGRRRNHDMRVINPHQCAISIFPKSSEAALATDRDGLSLEGFDCVIPRIGGGSSSWGLTLLRQIELQGIPVLNSAFGTMVAADKVHSLQQLAAAGVRTPLCVQSKEPEDVADLIRRVGGPPAILKLLKGTQGVGVIKVDTIESAVSTLEALWSLREDVLIQEFIADSDGADQRIFVVDGKVVAAMERRAKEGEFRANVHRGGSTRKIKVDDATREIALAAAATLNLRVAGVDILPSSRGPLVIEVNASPGFEGIEAATGRDIARDIIQCAESMA from the coding sequence ATGAAAATCGCTATTTTGTCGCGTGGTCGCACGCTTTATAGCACCGCGCGGCTCGCCGAAGTCGGGCGGCGTAGAAATCATGATATGCGGGTAATTAACCCCCACCAATGTGCCATCTCGATCTTCCCAAAGAGCAGCGAAGCGGCCCTGGCGACAGACCGCGACGGCTTAAGCCTGGAGGGGTTCGACTGTGTGATCCCGCGGATCGGCGGCGGCTCAAGCTCTTGGGGGCTCACGCTGCTGCGCCAGATCGAGTTGCAGGGCATCCCGGTGCTTAACTCGGCGTTTGGCACCATGGTCGCCGCCGATAAGGTCCACTCCCTGCAGCAATTGGCGGCCGCCGGCGTGCGCACCCCGCTGTGCGTGCAGAGCAAAGAACCCGAAGACGTCGCCGACCTCATTCGACGCGTCGGCGGGCCACCGGCGATCCTCAAATTACTCAAGGGAACGCAAGGGGTTGGCGTCATCAAGGTCGACACGATCGAGTCGGCGGTCTCGACGCTCGAGGCGCTGTGGAGCCTGCGCGAAGACGTGCTGATCCAGGAGTTTATCGCCGACAGCGATGGCGCCGATCAGCGTATTTTTGTGGTGGATGGCAAGGTGGTCGCCGCCATGGAGCGGCGGGCGAAAGAAGGCGAGTTCCGGGCGAATGTGCATCGCGGGGGGAGCACGCGCAAGATCAAGGTCGACGACGCGACCCGCGAGATCGCGCTGGCCGCGGCCGCCACGCTCAACCTGCGCGTGGCCGGCGTCGATATCCTGCCAAGTTCGCGCGGGCCGCTGGTCATCGAGGTCAACGCCTCGCCGGGCTTTGAAGGGATCGAAGCGGCGACCGGGCGCGACATCGCGCGCGATATCATCCAATGCGCCGAGTCGATGGCCTAA
- a CDS encoding serine/threonine-protein kinase: MVSELSPQNELDQSPASSLMPGYLLAERYRLEEKLGSGAFGQVFAAEDTKLGRRVAIKILRANAANRDPDALARLRQEAEILDAIEHPNIVGVHAVEESPDGLFIVMELLEGKSIDQLLVAQGVAAPARVARAARQLLSALIASHAKGVLHRDLKPENIILVNSQDADAEQAKLLDFGIAKAQDTVYESDDDGVTLVKTRGGGFLGTPRYCAPEIVVGDPAEPSADIFSLGLVLAEWLTGKERINASKQNQALAILLRPEALDVSDCPENWQPWLAKMIAKAPFDRYPSAEVALAEFERLVEPSSADILGAAAALGADSSPDFVSDTADTCVRELPDFEEFKRPAANPPTPQIAAGQSLAPNSPPADISSTFARPPEPAPPEPPAKSTSIASALVATLGSFVLILLLIFLWQNLSG; the protein is encoded by the coding sequence ATGGTGTCTGAGCTGAGCCCCCAAAACGAATTGGACCAATCACCCGCCAGCTCGCTGATGCCCGGATACCTCCTCGCGGAGCGCTACCGGCTCGAAGAGAAGTTGGGCAGCGGTGCGTTCGGGCAGGTCTTCGCGGCCGAAGATACGAAGCTTGGGCGCCGCGTGGCCATCAAAATCTTGCGCGCCAACGCGGCCAACCGAGATCCCGACGCCCTGGCCCGATTGCGCCAGGAAGCCGAAATTCTCGACGCCATCGAACACCCCAATATCGTCGGGGTGCACGCGGTCGAGGAGAGCCCCGACGGCCTCTTTATCGTCATGGAGCTGCTCGAAGGGAAATCGATCGACCAATTATTGGTCGCCCAGGGCGTCGCCGCGCCGGCGCGGGTCGCGCGCGCGGCTCGCCAACTGCTCTCGGCGTTGATCGCCTCGCACGCCAAGGGCGTGCTCCACCGCGATCTAAAGCCCGAGAATATCATCCTCGTGAACTCCCAAGATGCGGACGCCGAGCAGGCGAAGTTGCTCGACTTTGGCATCGCCAAGGCCCAGGACACCGTCTACGAGAGCGACGATGATGGGGTCACGCTGGTCAAGACCCGGGGCGGCGGCTTTTTAGGAACGCCGCGCTACTGCGCCCCCGAGATCGTGGTGGGCGACCCGGCCGAGCCCAGCGCCGACATCTTCAGCCTGGGCCTGGTGCTCGCCGAATGGCTTACCGGCAAAGAACGAATCAACGCGAGCAAACAAAACCAGGCCCTGGCCATTTTGCTGCGCCCCGAAGCGCTCGATGTCTCGGATTGCCCCGAGAATTGGCAACCCTGGCTGGCCAAAATGATCGCCAAGGCGCCATTCGATCGCTACCCATCTGCCGAGGTCGCCCTGGCGGAGTTTGAGCGCCTCGTTGAGCCAAGCAGCGCCGATATCCTGGGCGCCGCGGCCGCCCTCGGCGCAGACTCCAGCCCAGACTTCGTCTCAGATACCGCCGACACCTGCGTGCGAGAGTTGCCGGACTTCGAAGAATTCAAGCGCCCAGCTGCCAACCCACCGACGCCACAGATTGCCGCCGGGCAATCACTCGCCCCAAACTCCCCCCCGGCAGATATCTCCTCAACCTTCGCCCGCCCGCCCGAGCCGGCGCCACCGGAGCCCCCCGCCAAATCGACGTCGATCGCGTCCGCGCTCGTCGCGACCCTCGGCAGCTTCGTGCTGATTCTACTTTTGATCTTTTTGTGGCAGAACCTCTCCGGATAA